From Campylobacter lari, the proteins below share one genomic window:
- a CDS encoding class I SAM-dependent methyltransferase has protein sequence MKCYLCNSEKNFQREGKVRDNKDIKILECCDCGLVFLDSQDIDDGFYANGNMHDLSVYQLTQRTDFINDTYLPNKSRLEFILNSIVGKDILDFGSGYAGFLIQAKPFVRSASGVEIEQQVEEIYKNNNINLYRNLDEVDLKLIGEGYDVITAFHVVEHLQDPISILKKLSSKLKDNGKMIVEVPNANDALLTIYKNKAFSEFTYWSPHIFLYSPHTLKKLGEKAGLRVEFVKCVQRYPLSNTLYWLANGLPAGQKHWGNFIDNPILQNAYEQTLASLGATDTLIAQFSKI, from the coding sequence ATGAAATGTTATTTATGTAATAGTGAAAAAAATTTTCAAAGAGAGGGTAAAGTTAGAGATAATAAAGATATTAAAATTTTAGAATGTTGTGATTGTGGTCTAGTATTTTTAGATTCTCAAGATATTGATGATGGTTTTTATGCTAATGGAAATATGCATGATTTATCTGTTTATCAACTTACACAAAGAACAGATTTTATTAACGATACATATCTTCCCAATAAATCAAGATTAGAGTTTATTTTAAATTCTATAGTCGGGAAAGATATTTTAGATTTTGGAAGTGGATATGCTGGTTTTTTAATACAAGCAAAACCTTTTGTTAGAAGTGCTTCTGGAGTGGAAATCGAGCAACAAGTTGAAGAAATTTATAAAAATAATAATATTAATTTATATAGAAATTTAGATGAAGTTGATTTAAAATTGATAGGGGAGGGATATGATGTTATAACAGCATTCCATGTAGTAGAGCATTTGCAAGATCCTATTAGTATTTTAAAAAAATTATCTTCCAAGTTAAAAGACAATGGAAAGATGATAGTAGAAGTTCCTAATGCGAATGATGCTTTGCTAACTATTTATAAAAATAAAGCCTTTAGTGAATTTACTTATTGGAGTCCGCATATATTTTTGTACAGTCCACATACTTTAAAAAAATTAGGCGAAAAAGCAGGATTAAGAGTGGAATTTGTTAAATGTGTTCAAAGATATCCATTGTCAAATACTTTATATTGGTTAGCAAATGGACTTCCTGCAGGGCAAAAGCATTGGGGAAATTTTATAGATAATCCTATCTTGCAAAATGCTTATGAGCAAACTTTAGCATCATTAGGCGCAACAGATACTTTGATAGCTCAATTTAGTAAAATTTGA